The window GGTAGACCGCACGTGCCGAGCGTcaaccccccctctctctctctctcgctggccATTGTTTGGacgattaataataataataatttgttgATATATACTGTTCACTGTGCATCCAATgattgaaaggaaaaaaaaaacataacaacaaaagaaaataaaaacaaacaaaagTCTTTTTCACTATTATTTATCTCTTGAGATGGGGTTCAGTTGCAGCCTTCTTAATccacccctcctctctctctctctctctctctctctctcacacacacacacatcatccTCCATCCACCCAATCTCTTCCTCTATGAGGATCCGAAAGAGACCACCCTTCTCTTCCTCCCACTCCCTCCCTTCTCTACCTCATCCCTCAGATCCACCCTGCCAAGTCCACCCACCAAGTGCGAGGCGTGAAACCAAGGAGAGCATAGCAGGAGAAGTGTTGGGGGATCTGCTGATAGATCCCCATGAGTTGGGGGAGAATCCGAAAAGACGGCCTGCTCCGGGCCCTCCTCTTTCAGATCCAGTTGCCAACGGCGACAGCCGCAGTCGTAAGCGTGTGCAGGTGCCTGCTTAATTGCCTCCACCTTTGCTTGAAATCTTCTCCCCTTGCCGGGTGCAATGTGGTGATGAGTGCTCACCCTCATGGCGGTGGGGGTTTGGGACTTGTTGCAGGTGCTGAAGGTGAAGGAGGGGCGGTCGGTGGATTCCAACCAGAGATGGAATGCGAAGGCCGATAGCAGTGACAGCCACAGGTAGGTCACTTGACCCCCTTTCCCTTTCCGAAATGCATTCCTTTTGTATCACCATTGCTTGCGGGTactaaaaataagagaagaaaagcaTCCCAAGTATCTGCTGCCACCATATGCCATGCATGCCAGCCTGACCCATCATGACCGCCCACCTCATTCCCACACAGTAATACAACCCCGAACTCGTGGTGGCTCATCACACGAGAGTGAAGAGGCATGTGTGGTTGGTTGCACTGTGGTGCAATGGATGAGATCGATGTGTTTACTGTGCTTGTCTTCCACTCCGGGATCTCCTTCCCTCCCCAGGGTACGTGGCAGCTCAGGTGCAGTAGCATTGGGAGCGGCGGCGCAGACGAAAACGATGGAAGGAAACGATggtggaaatggggatggaggattgGAAACGAAGCTGGTGGAGCAGGAGAAGAAGGCCAAGGTGACGGCGCGAGCAAACGCTGGTCCTGCCGCAGCTTATGATAATGATTGCACCAGTGTTGGGGATAGAGATAAGGAGGGATGCGATGGTGGGGCAGCAGTGGTGAGAGCTGGGAACGGGTCAAACGTTGatgggaggaggcggaggagcccGGCTGTGCCGGTGGAGGGTTCGCGGTGCAGCCGCGTCAACGGCAGGGGGTGGCGCTGCTGCCAGAAGACCCTCGTCGGGTATTCTCTCTGCGAGCACCATCTTGGCAAGGGAAGGCTGAGGAGCATGAGAAGTGTCAGAGGTCAGTTGGGTATACGTAAGCCCCAGTGGAGCACTGGTGGAGGAAATAGCGTCGCACCATCAACTTCAGCGCAAAAgcaaccggaggaggaggagcacgCAACACAAAGTCTACACTTGCTTGTTGCTGCCGATAACGAGGTGGGCAAGATAGAGgaagacgaagaggaggaggaggaggaggagaagacggtaaggaagaagaggaagaagataggCATGGTGAAGGCCCGATCTATCAGCAGTTTGCTTGACGGCACCAACCACCCGGTGCTGTCGCCGTCGTTGCTATCGCAGGTGCCGGAAGTTGGCAACGAGGCAAAGAGCAGTGTGGGTTGAAGCAATTGGAAGCTGAGGGTGTTGGATTTGCTTCATTCTTTTGCTGTTCCTTTGTTCTGCTTTGATGGAGAACAGGAACACTGTGCAGTTGTTCTAGGAAATCATCATCTACatgggggggagagagagagagagagagagatttgatgGTGCAAGTCTAAATGGCTTTgtggcttctcctttttgttcagAAGACATGAAACCACTACAATTCCATCTCCCCCCTTAGAACAGCTCATCATTTCACACTGGTTTTCTAATACCAATGCTGctaattattatatgcatgaagaCAAGTATAATCTGCTAAGAACATGGCATATTATGACAAAAATTGGGTgcaatcttattggatattctttTAGGTGTATTGGAGTTGTGTGGAGTTCTGATTATTCTATGCAGTAAGAAAACTTACAGGTAGATTTGATCTATCATGTTAATTATGTGGTTGACCAATGGGGATGCACCACATCAGCATCCTTCATGGGTCCACGAAGGATGCTGATGATACATCATTGATTGAACACTATCACAGGAGACTTGGTGGCTGCAAAGGAACAATTGGGGCCTCTCAAAGTATCTTTTGTCTTGTGTGTTTGGATCTGATAACCTTAGTGacctcacatctctctctctctctctctctctctctctctctctctttgttccaTTATTGATGAGCTAAAGCATCTCTCTTACTAGTTGCAAAAAAATTACTCCTATCAAAATTGATATGCTAAAGCAATGAATCTTCTGAAAGATCATAAAGATATCTAGTTGGCCTTTAGTAGCAAAGTCTTCTGGCGGCTGCATTTCAATTTTCTTCTCTTAGTTTATATTTAGAAAGGTTATTTTGACATCATTTTATGAATTAGAAGGTTATAAATAGATCTAAAAGAAATTTAATGCACATAGTTTACACAAACCACAGATGCAATGTCTCACCAATCCATCTATCCTTTCTGTAAAGCTTTTAGCAACTAACCTAGTCTTATTTTGTCCTACAGTATCATTAGTTCTAAGCTTTTCCTCATCAAATCCAAAGAGAAAGACCAGTTAAAATCCTGGTTTTATTTATAAAACACAACCTctctctcatctctctctctatgatttcttgaatggccttcctcCATAATTGGACTTTTTCTGGAAAACAGTCTCAACATAGGTTGAAGGAACACTTCATAAATGTAAGACTAAGAATCTAAAGATTCAGAAGATTCACTTTTAAGTCAGAAGTAAAGGCAAAGCTAAAAAAGTTTACTGACCTTCAGTTTAGAAGAAACTATATGTATCCCAGAGAAAATTAGCCTGTCAGATTGAATTCAAAGTGTCATTAGAAATGCCAGAAATCTTGGAATTAATTGCTATGACCTTTATATAGGTATTATTATTCAAAGAAGTAACACTAAGCTTCCTCTTCTTGTGTTCAGGAATTGCTAGATGATATAGTGGTGTTACTTCATTCTCTTTCTCATTCACTCTTCATGGCTGCAAATGCCCTCTATCATTAAAGGCTTTCCTAGTTGTCTCATCATACAATTTTGTGGACTCAGCTCTTCCAATATCAGATGTACTCTtgccaagttcttctaaagattAAGCTGATAAGAAAAGTTGTAACTTAGATTTATGCTCTAACATCAACACCATCAAGGCTTATTCTGCAGCATCTCAGTTGTAGGCCTTTGTGTTCTTGCTGCTCCTGTAACACTACCTTCAGAAACCTCCCCAACAAGCAGATTTGTCTGCAACAAAATTTGATCCAATTTGCCCACTAAAACTGCACAGGAGTGATCATAAGTAGCATCACAGGTATCTTTCTGACTCAATCCTAGTCCCAGTCTCTGGATCCAGCAGTTTCCCTCTCTGCTTATGTTATAGCCTTTCCTCCACGAAGATCGTAATGTTCATGCAACTGAAACAACACAAAATTtatctatatacatacatacatacatacatatatacatacaagctTCAAATAAGTTAAGGCATGCATTTGCTTCATCTTATACTTTAGTTGATACAGGGAAAATAAGGAAGAGGATATTCTTAATATTTGTAAGTGGAGGTTGCTATATTGTAGAACATAAGGTTAAGTCAAAAACATAGTTCATAGGGAACACCTACCTCTTGGCTTTGGGTAAATCTCCAAGTCTCTCTGTTTTAGCTTCATCAGGAGTCCTTTTTATCCAGAACATAAGACACCTGAGTCTACAAGCTTCAGCATAAAGTACACCAATTAACTTCATTTCAAGAACATTAAGAACAATGCAGCCTAAGTAATCAAGATTAATTAGACATGAGCACAGTTGCTTTAGTCACCATCAAGgccgaaaggaaaagggaagaagttgCAACTAGAGATGCCATTCCCTTCTTTAAACAACTCATAATCTACTCCGCATCAGGGTATATGCAAAAGCCTAAAGGGAGACATCATATTGAGCAACACATGGACCTTTAGATTCATCGACATCTTTCCCCACCCCCGTCCTTATTTTGGCACAATCATTGACATCTTTATGTCTTTATTCGCCTCCTGTGCCGAAAGAGGAATCAGTGATCTAAGAAACATTTCCCAACCCGAAGCATAATTCAGTATTGCACAAATCAATTACAATACTTTGCACTGCTAAGATAGGAAAACAAAATTATAGTTAAGTTGACTCCTTAAATTACCTGatagtctttttttcttttggctcTATGTGAACTTTAGTGATCATTTAAACTTTTGGATTTTGTGCCTACAAATTAACAAGGACATATAATAAGAGTATTgtatgatcagatcacatgatgCTGCCCTGGAACCAATGCTGGAACTTTGAGATCCATTACCATCTTTCAATCCTTTTATCCCTTTTGTCCTTATGTGCCAGTGCAAAAGCATCCCTAACTCAGAGACACACCTCGTGGCCCAGCCAAAAGTTACTGAGTTGCAGGTCCTGCACCACTGTTAAAAACAGTACTACTTTTAATGTGGACAACCAAGCatcaacccccccccctctctctctctctctcaatgtgATCTTCCAGCAACAGTCGTCTAGCAAGTGTTCGCTACTTGGATTACTGTAGCTTCACAGATTGGGATCAGAATCTAGTACTAGCTTAGCTTCTGTGTTCTTGGGTTGAAAGGGAAAGATCAGTGACCGTATGATGCATGTCTCAAGAACTCGAGAAAGACACAGAAAAACAAGGTTTTTAGACGATCCTCCTCGACCTCAAGCATTCGAGAAAACAGAAAGCCCTCAAGAGGGCAAGAACAGTGCCTTCTTATGCATGCAAGGCCTACATCTCCAACGACATACACATCCAAGTACATAAGAGCTAGAAAACAGCTTGTTCATGTTTCCGACATCAGCCTCATCGGCTCAGTAGCGGGAACCAGCGCTCGTGGAAGTAGGACTGGTAGGAGATCATGAACATGAGGAGGACGACAAGGAGGCCGACGCCCCAAGGCGATCCCCCGGCCCGGTGGAAGGACTCCCTCTCGGGCAGGGGGATGAAGAAGGGCACCCTCCGCCGCTCGTCGTTGGACAACCAGTGGACGACCAGGAGGAGCAGCAGCGGTGACGCCATGAGCAAGAGCTTGAGCTGATCCAGCAGGCTCTCGAACACCGACTCGTAGGCCATGTACCACGAGAGGCCCACGAAGATGAAGAGGGTGAGGAGGAAGAGACAGAGGTGGAGCGGCAAGGGAGGGGATGGGGAGTAGGGAGAGTCGCAGTGAGGGCCGTTGTGATGGTAGTAAGCAGTGGCCATGTGTCTCCCACCTCTTCTGTGTTTGAGATCTCTCCTACAAGAGAGGGGAAGAGGGAGTGCGTGGGGTTTTATAGTGGGTAGGGCTCAGGAAAGTGGCTTAAGCtttgagaaggaagaagaggaagggaagAACAACAATGCAGAGAGACACGTGTTAGCTCTCTTTGCTCGAGCTTGTGGGGATTCCAAAACAATTCAAAGGATACGTCCAAGTGGTGCATGGCCCAAGGGCTGAGGTACTAGCCAATGGACGAGTGACACGTAGTGCTTAAGGGTCCTCGTCCCCTGCCATTAATCCAACTTCCTAAGCATTAACACCACTCGCAGAGGACACAACGTTGGACTGTATTTGCATTTTTCGTTCTTTCCTATTCTCTCTCACAAATTTACACAAGATTTATGTGATTTAATGATCTTATCTAagtttatgaaaaaataaaataaaattttattacgtGAGAAAATtaaactataagaaataaaaaccAAAGCCCCCCTCATACACCCTCTCACCTCAATTCTAGAGAAAAATCTTTGAACTCAATTATTTATCTTCCTACTCTCCTACTAGAATCTTAGGATAAAGATAAGGTGTTTATAAAAAATCAAATTCTTGATTTTCAACATTTTCTTTAATCTACAAATATTTTCTGTCAAGTGACTTATCCTCCAAGTAAACTTTGAAGTGACCCAATCCATCTGGCCCTACTCCATACAAAATGTTTATTCGGTGGAGcagcataaaaataataatgtgaGAGGCCACAAAGATTTTTCCAGGGATCACAGACTGTGGACTCACAGAATCCATGAAGGAGAGCAGTAAGATTTTTGAAGGAATCTCTGTCCCTTTCAAAACTCCCAAGTCCCACTAGTATTTCAATTCATATATGTACTGATGTCAGATATCAATTAAAAGATGCTTGTACCAGCTGTTAGATGGACACAAGAGCATGGCATGTCCCACTGAACCCTACTGGGTGTTATATTTACTGCAACAGCAACTAATTGGACACCACTACAGTTAATGTTTGTCTTTGGTCTCATCTAGTTTTGGTAGGTTTGATTGGATCATGCAAATGGTACTTGGAAGACTCAAGTTCGAGATAAGAAATTGATTCAACCGAACCAGATTAATAAGATCAAGCTCATTATTCAGGTGGACCACATGAACATCATTTAAGATCCTAGACTGGGCTGGCTCAGGTTGGGGTGAATGACTATAGTTCAAATTCTGTAAAGGATTATGTATTTGCAACCAAGGCGTACCTCTGAATGCTTCTGGAGATAGATGCAGtccaggaggaggaagacgaattTGAAGTCGCAGCCGCTGAGCGAGTGCAGCACCTTTGTTCATATGGCAAGCCATGCATCCAAAATCCTAATTGTATAACCATTAAGAAACAGCAGTTCTAATTGGAATAAGTTGATCATTCTTTCcagcagaaaaagaaaaaagaaagtgcTGTAAGAATGACAAGTTAAAGCTTCTTATCACCATTGTGTAACCCAACTAAACAGTTAAGACCGAAGAAACCAGAATAAAAATCATGCCGCTGCTATCTCTGGCGTCAAAGTTACTGTTGGCCCGACGTATTCTTCTTCATCCTTTGGCAGATGAATCGTGACGAGATCTGGAAGAGGGGTTATAGGACCTTGCTTTCCCTTTGGATCCCAATCCAACATAATTTTGACCTTGGTTCAAAGAACACCCTATGAATAACAAGGTGCACGATTCAATTCAGAAAAAAGAGAATTATATCCAAAGTTAAAATAGCTGAAACAGAATAGGTTCACATCAAATGTTTGAGAGAGAAAACTGCAAATATGTGAGGAGTAAAACGTTAATAGCAGAGCAAAACATTGCATCCAACATTACAGACAATATGTACTGAATTATCTCAAAGACAATACACTGTAGTTTCTTTTGCGAAGGAAAGAATTGAGTATGAGATAGACGGGCAATTTGATCATATATATTAAAAGCTAACCTTTCTTAAGAGAACATGCCTCACTGCTGAGTCAATATATTCATTGACTGGCTGACCGGAGGATATCATGTAGCCATCCTTGAACCTCATGGATTTAGCACGCTGAGCCCTAAGCTTTCCACTTACAATTACCTAAACAAACAATGGAATAAAACTCTAGTtctcaaagaaaaacaaaatgcaTCTTTAGGACCAAAATATACCTCACATCCCTTTGCACCACTCTCCATGACAAACCACGAGACACCATAACAGGCCCTGGAACATAACATAAGCCAATCAGACACCTTTTGGATCATAGAAACTTATCCATCAACCTTACTTGTCTAAATAAAATAAGCTCTAAAGTTCACAATCACAAATGTAACTGTGTAGGGGTGGACAGTCATTACAAATGACAAATATCAGGTACAAGAACACAGACCAAGAACATGTTAAGGAGAAAAGAACATAACTAAGAAATCTACAGTGATACAATACATTTCCTCAGAGAGGACATTAAAACTCTTGCAATCTATGTGTGGATTAAGGTACAACAAAAATGGTGTCATTTAACTAATCATAGAACTAAGGTAAACAAAGAGCAACATGAAATTACAGCATAATTGAGAAGCAACAGTGTTATAGGATCACGTACAACAAGCCATACTGCTTCTGATGATGCCAGAACTTGTGTTAATCAGTCTTTTTTAGAACTTTGAGATGCTAACCAACCAAGATACTATCAAATCCTGTTTCTTCTTTGGATAAATGATCATTATCTTATGTTTAAGGTCGCATAAGAgaccttaatttttttaaaaaaataaagctCCAGAGCATATAgatgaaataataaaagaagCATTGTCCACTAAACAAAAACAGATGGAGACATGCTCTACTAAAACCAGtccaaataatttttcatcaatcAGCAGTTCCAAGATCACAAATAGCCACAATATTAAAGCATATTCTGAACTCCAAGCACACATAATACAAGAAACCTGACTAACTCCATAATTCATTATGTGAGAATCAAGAAACAAGCCATCAAACCATATAGTGTCCAGTTGCATGATGACAACCAGATAGTAAACACAGGTAACGAAAAGACTGCAAAAatgttaattttattaaaacaggaCAATTATAGGTGTTGATTGGCAATGAAATTGAACGTATAGCCAAAAGAGCTGAACACAAGGTCAAGAAATAACATGACCCTAATTGCTCCCTTGACAATCTTGATATTGTCACCTTCCGACACAAATTTGGTACTTGGTAACCTATTTGCTTTATAGATGACAGACATTAGAAATACTAACAAgtattataataataatgaaaccaTGATTTAAAAAACCCATTTAACTAGCCTCTGAAAGATTTCGCAAAAAGGTTGTCAGTAGAGCAATATAATGTACAAAATAGCATAGAAGAGTAGTTTAAACAACTATGAAACATGATGGACAAGTGACACGCTCATCTTAACACAACAAAACCAATCTTGAAGGATGTTTGCAATATTACTCCTCCCATATATGTAAAATTCTCCATCTCTAACAAGGTCATACTGTCACAACCAGGCCTGATGAGCTGGTTGGCTTATCAATTTCGTTTGACCTAAaacattgatcaaaatatttaagctaaaattgataataatagatTAATCaagcccttataagtcaatcttaattttgTCCATTTCCGATATGGACTAATTGGAGTGTTATAATTTCCCCTACTTAGGGGCTTGATGTCCTCATCAAGGCTCAACAGAACCTACTCGAGCTCTCTCAACATACCAAAATACTAGATCgattttgataccaaatgtcatgatcgGGGCCTGATGAGAGACTAATTGAGGTGTTACAATAATTGTAACACCACGATTAGTCCACATCGGAAGTAGAtaagattaaaattgacttataagaaTCTGATGAGTGTACTCTAATTAACTTcagattaaatattttgatcaatggtTTGGGCCGAACAAAATTGATAGGATAGTTAGCCCACCGGCCGGGTTGTAAAATTTGGTATCAGAACTTCAAGCCTGAGTAAGGAAATTACCGGATCCAAACGACAATATAAGGCTTCTTTGAGCAAACTTAGATTTGAAAGAGAAGGTGAAAGAGTTTCCAACCTCCGAACAGCAAGTCCGCCAAGAAGTTTGTAGCGGAGTGATTCAGCTTGAGCAATGGCACAAAGCCTCCTATTGCTGACCTTCTCAGAATAGAGCTCGACACCGTTCTCCGGAGTTGAATCTTTTCTGCACAACAGACGTCAATTcccttattctcctccccttctcaccTACACCAACCCCAAAAAGGAATCAAACACTAAACAACACCTGTCCCAAACACAGTGAACCGAATCAAAATCCGAAATGAAAGCAATAAATCACCGACGACGTTCTGGGTGCGGGTCGCTCGGATGATGATCTCGGTCCGCACGGGCGTAACCCTGACCTCCACACCAGAATAGCCATCCTCCGCGAGCTCCCTCGTCAGGACCTCGTTCAACTCAGCGAAGAACACTCCATCCGCCACGAACTGCGCAAAATGGGCGGAGGAAATCAAAACAAATTTagcgaaacgtgagggcgacagagAAGAAAAATTAGGGGGAAATCGAAGATTCGGATCAGAAGAGAGGCGCGACTTTTCGCTTCTTGCTCATCTGGGAAGCCATCAGCGGAGGGGATTCGAGATGAGCCACTCTTTTTGGGCTGGCGGTGTTAACCTTCTTCGAAGCCCTACGAAGTGACGACGCGTACCGGCGTTCTTACGTTTTAGTTTAATTAAGATGATCGGACGGTTGGGAAACGTTGATTTTGAAATAGACGGTTTGGATGGATGATTGGAGTCTTGGAGAATACTTTGGCCGTCTGATTGTTTGGGTAAGGTTTTCTTATTTTCTCATGTCAAGTtattcgcgcccgggaccaggtgagcggctgtttgtgggcttgcagctgtttgtgggcttgcagctgttcgttcatccttgaaagccttgtttttctccctcccctcttttctcttgtgcacacaaggtgttcgtcgaattgcttgtaaagtttcttttttcgcgagacttcgggacttgtctgttgctcgttctttcaaactaactctctttctcttttacaggtccttcgggacttacgagaggttacaaagtgggctgatccttgcggagcaatatcgcaagggcgaaacgcgacttaggcaacgcaagctaagttcgcgttttTGCCataagggtgacccgcgacttaggcgacgcaaactacgttcgcgtctttggccgcaagggtgcctcacgccttgggcaattccagctaaggtcgtgacattgtgctaAGGGTCTGTTGATAACAATaagatgattatatatatatatatatatatatatatataatctgggCATAAAAAATGGTCAGACCAAGGTCTCTCTGGATCATGAAGCCAATTAGAGCTGCTCTCTGGATCCGCTATAAGGTCATGCTTTTTTTTGGCCAAATTCTTGGATATTTAGGGTGTTCTAGGGTTTCTGCGATTTAGGGTGTTCTACGGTTTCTTTTGGAAATCTTGTTTCAATGTGACCAAATTTGATGTTCTCTCCCGTTTAGTTCGTGAGTTTATT is drawn from Musa acuminata AAA Group cultivar baxijiao unplaced genomic scaffold, Cavendish_Baxijiao_AAA HiC_scaffold_1104, whole genome shotgun sequence and contains these coding sequences:
- the LOC135666457 gene encoding uncharacterized protein LOC135666457 isoform X1 — translated: MGFSCSLLNPPLLSLSLSLSLSHTHTSSSIHPISSSMRIRKRPPFSSSHSLPSLPHPSDPPCQVHPPSARRETKESIAGEVLGDLLIDPHELGENPKRRPAPGPPLSDPVANGDSRSRKRVQVLKVKEGRSVDSNQRWNAKADSSDSHRVRGSSGAVALGAAAQTKTMEGNDGGNGDGGLETKLVEQEKKAKVTARANAGPAAAYDNDCTSVGDRDKEGCDGGAAVVRAGNGSNVDGRRRRSPAVPVEGSRCSRVNGRGWRCCQKTLVGYSLCEHHLGKGRLRSMRSVRGQLGIRKPQWSTGGGNSVAPSTSAQKQPEEEEHATQSLHLLVAADNEVGKIEEDEEEEEEEEKTVRKKRKKIGMVKARSISSLLDGTNHPVLSPSLLSQVPEVGNEAKSSVG
- the LOC135666459 gene encoding uncharacterized protein LOC135666459; its protein translation is MATAYYHHNGPHCDSPYSPSPPLPLHLCLFLLTLFIFVGLSWYMAYESVFESLLDQLKLLLMASPLLLLLVVHWLSNDERRRVPFFIPLPERESFHRAGGSPWGVGLLVVLLMFMISYQSYFHERWFPLLSR
- the LOC135666457 gene encoding uncharacterized protein LOC135666457 isoform X2, with the protein product MAVGVWDLLQVLKVKEGRSVDSNQRWNAKADSSDSHRVRGSSGAVALGAAAQTKTMEGNDGGNGDGGLETKLVEQEKKAKVTARANAGPAAAYDNDCTSVGDRDKEGCDGGAAVVRAGNGSNVDGRRRRSPAVPVEGSRCSRVNGRGWRCCQKTLVGYSLCEHHLGKGRLRSMRSVRGQLGIRKPQWSTGGGNSVAPSTSAQKQPEEEEHATQSLHLLVAADNEVGKIEEDEEEEEEEEKTVRKKRKKIGMVKARSISSLLDGTNHPVLSPSLLSQVPEVGNEAKSSVG